The Erigeron canadensis isolate Cc75 chromosome 4, C_canadensis_v1, whole genome shotgun sequence genome window below encodes:
- the LOC122597541 gene encoding probable lactoylglutathione lyase, chloroplastic — MTCSSVLCSWPVKLQPQPFGLKACKLVRNERNCVSPKTFASMAKGSTTTTKESASEWVKRDNRRLLHVVYRVGDLDRTIKFYKECLGMKLLRIRDNTEERYTNAFLGYGAEDSHFVIELTYNYDIEKYDIGSGFGHFGIAVDNISRAVDLIKAKGGTVTREPGPVKGGKSIIAFIEDPDGYRFELIERGPTPEPLCHIMLRVGDLDRSISFYEKAFGMELLHTRNSPEYKYTIALMGYGPENKSCMLELTYNYGVTEYDKGNAYAQIAIGTDDVYKTAEAVKLFGGEITREPGPLPDIHTKITACSDPDGWNSVFVDNIDFLKELE, encoded by the exons ATGACTTGCTCTTCTGTTTTGTGTTCTTGGCCAGTCAAACTGCAGCCACAACCGTTTGGTTTAAAAGCTTGTAAATTGGTAAGAAATGAAAGAAACTGTGTGTCTCCTAAAACATTTGCTAGTATGGCCAAAGGAAGCACAACAACTACCAAAGAAAGTGCCTCGGAATGGGTCAAACGTGACAACAGAAGACTGCTTCATGTTGTTTATCGTGTTGGTGATTTAGATAGAACAATAAA GTTCTATAAAGAATGCTTAGGAATGAAACTGTTGCGGATACGAGACAATACTGAGGAGAGATATACCAATGCGTTTCTTGGATATGGCGCGGAAGATTCACACTTTGTTATTGAACTAACATACA ATTATGATATTGAAAAATATGACATTGGAtctggatttggtcattttggtATCGCGGTTGATAAT ATTTCCAGGGCCGTGGATCTCATAAAGGCCAAGGGTGGCACTGTAACTCGAGAACCCGGTCCTGTCAAAGGTGGAAAGTCAATCATAGCATTTATTGAAGATCCTGATGGTTATAGGTTTGAACTTATAGAAAGAGGTCCAACACCAGAGCCACTTTGTCACATTATGCTCCGTGTTGGAGATCTTGATCGTTCTATTTCTTTCTATGAGAAG GCCTTCGGTATGGAGCTCCTGCACACAAGAAATAGCCCTGAATATAAG TATACTATTGCATTGATGGGTTATGGACctgaaaataaaagttgtatgcTGGAGTTAACATACAATTATGGTGTCACTGAATACGATAAAGGGAACGCTTATGCTCAG ATAGCAATAGGAACAGATGATGTATATAAAACTGCAGAAGCAGTTAAACTTTTTGGTGGCGAAATTACCAGAGAACCCGGACCGCTTCCTGATATCCACACCAAAATTACAGCATGTTCGGATCCGGATGGTTGGAATTCT GTTTTTGTTGACAATATCGATTTTTTGAAGGAACTAGAATGA
- the LOC122598119 gene encoding E3 ubiquitin-protein ligase ATL42-like, with translation MMMMMTFPACKLPEFCVSPVTQQMKLLVHTIIFVIIISHNPSNSQSLSSPNDGLPNSQDSVASNFQPSLAVVIGVLAIMFCLTFLLLVYAKCCHRASSLHYLNQENLGELPRFGARVSGIDKTVIESLPFFRFSSLKGWRNGLECSICLSKFEDVEILRLLPKCKHAFHIDCVDQWLEKHSGCPLCRCKVSEEDATLFAYSSSFRFLSNHSGRVCEGGSNLELFIEREGSTRFGSGRSFQKIEEENAKEILEDQQEILHKFNHRIIVSDYEHDLIAKNRWSNLTSSDLLFLKSEMITFMSSNYLDHYNDQDKVASISCNKHDHYPPLKTGENGHDQNHDHQVIKIKEEIKRKREFEKKIKKFPSGESDIGSSNEHKSAKLDEKRSMSEIIVHPRYLDVESNNKESNLGDINAKEERLKRLWLPIARRTVQWFANRDQRPQINTKSQV, from the coding sequence atgatgatgatgatgactttTCCGGCATGCAAGTTACCGGAGTTTTGTGTATCTCCGGTGACCCAACAAATGAAACTACTTGTTCATACCATCATATTTGTCATCATCATCTCCCATAATCCATCAAATTCACAATCTTTGTCTTCACCAAATGATGGTTTGCCAAACTCGCAAGATTCTGTAGCTTCAAATTTCCAACCAAGTTTAGCAGTTGTGATTGGAGTTCTAGCCATCATGTTTTGTTTAACATTCTTGCTTTTGGTTTATGCAAAATGTTGTCATAGAGCATCTTCTCTTCATTACCTAAATCAAGAGAATTTAGGTGAATTGCCTCGGTTCGGTGCCAGGGTTTCTGGTATTGATAAAACGGTTATTGAATCACTTCCCTTTTTCCGGTTTTCTAGTTTAAAAGGTTGGAGAAATGGTTTGGAATGCTCCATTTGTTTGTCTAAATTTGAAGATGTTGAGATTCTTAGATTGTTGCCTAAATGCAAACATGCTTTTCATATTGATTGTGTGGATCAATGGCTTGAAAAACACTCGGGGTGTCCACTTTGTAGGTGTAAAGTAAGCGAAGAGGATGCAACCCTTTTCGCGTATTCAAGTAGTTTTAGGTTTTTAAGTAATCATTCGGGTCGGGTATGTGAAGGTGGTTCAAACTTGGAGCTATTTATTGAAAGAGAAGGATCAACAAGATTTGGAAGTGGAAGAAGTTTTCAAAAGATTGAAGAGGAAAATGCCAAAGAAATCTTGGAAGATCAACAAGAAATCTTGCATAAGTTTAATCATAGGATTATAGTATCCGATTATGAACATGATTTGATTGCGAAGAACAGATGGAGCAATTTGACTTCATCTGATCTTCTCTTTTTGAAATCCGAGATGATTACTTTCATGTCAAGCAACTATCTTGATCACTACAATGATCAAGATAAAGTTGCTTCTATCTCATGCAACAAACATGACCATTACCCGCCTCTCAAAACAGGCGAAAATGGTCATGACCAAAATCATGATCACCAAGTAATCAAGATAAAGGAAGAAATCAAACGAAAAAGGGAATTTGAGAAGAAAATCAAGAAATTCCCTAGTGGAGAGTCGGATATTGGATCATCCAATGAGCATAAATCCGCTAAACTTGATGAGAAAAGATCGATGTCAGAGATCATTGTTCATCCAAGATATCTTGATGTTGAATCAAATAACAAGGAAAGTAATTTGGGTGACATTAATGCTAAAGAAGAGAGATTAAAGAGATTATGGCTGCCGATTGCTCGAAGAACAGTTCAATGGTTTGCTAATAGAGATCAACGGCCACAAATTAATACAAAATCGCAAGTTTAA